One Halodesulfovibrio sp. DNA window includes the following coding sequences:
- the ilvN gene encoding acetolactate synthase small subunit — protein sequence MASHPRTVLDILVNNHAGVMAHVTGLFSRRAFNVEAILCLPVVDSSTSRIWLLVNEDGRLEQMMRQMRKLQDVYEVNACAEYTQVFTDLHSVMNTDSEI from the coding sequence ATGGCTAGTCATCCACGTACTGTTCTTGATATTTTGGTAAATAACCATGCGGGGGTCATGGCGCATGTTACTGGGCTTTTTTCGCGCCGTGCATTTAACGTAGAGGCTATTTTGTGTCTTCCGGTAGTGGATAGCTCAACGAGTCGAATATGGTTGCTCGTGAATGAAGATGGCAGGCTAGAACAAATGATGCGGCAAATGCGCAAGCTTCAGGATGTATATGAAGTAAATGCATGCGCTGAATATACACAAGTGTTCACAGACTTACATTCTGTCATGAATACTGATTCAGAAATATAG